In Sphingobium sp. B2D3C, a genomic segment contains:
- a CDS encoding Mth938-like domain-containing protein has protein sequence MELLRDEKPAGPVITGFAGRGFRVRDHVFDSGILIDPSGVVPWDAPAIIDQLTVEMLRPILDLDPPAEFLLLGTGPRLVRPSAAFVRAIEAMGIGVEAMDSRAAARAWGVLRQEDRQIVGALLPHR, from the coding sequence ATGGAACTGCTCCGCGACGAGAAGCCCGCGGGCCCGGTCATCACCGGCTTTGCCGGGCGCGGCTTTCGCGTGCGCGATCATGTGTTCGACAGCGGCATCCTGATTGATCCGTCTGGCGTGGTCCCGTGGGACGCGCCGGCGATCATCGACCAACTGACGGTCGAGATGCTGCGCCCGATCCTGGATCTCGACCCGCCGGCGGAATTTCTCCTGCTCGGCACTGGACCCAGGCTGGTCAGGCCCTCGGCAGCGTTCGTCCGCGCCATCGAAGCCATGGGGATCGGCGTCGAAGCCATGGACAGCCGCGCGGCGGCTCGCGCGTGGGGTGTGCTGCGACAGGAAGACCGGCAGATCGTCGGAGCGCTGCTCCCGCATCGATGA
- the pcaD gene encoding 3-oxoadipate enol-lactonase has product MVEGPQDAPAILFAHSVGCDLTLWDRQAADLNDRYRIIRYDTRGHGASDAPEGPYSVQQLAGDASAILDTLGVERAHLCGLSLGGTMGQFMALNMPKRLASLTLCDTAARLGTVEGWQQRIDTALSGGMEALVDMSLLRFFSDEFRSSDPATIAEFRDTFLATPAHGFAGCCAVLRDCDFTRDLASIAVPTLVMTGRNDVPTPPSDSEALASSIPGAQLVLLDAGHISAREDPEAFTEALLTHIERNQAVDPVAR; this is encoded by the coding sequence ATGGTCGAGGGTCCGCAAGATGCACCAGCGATCCTCTTTGCGCACTCCGTCGGTTGCGATCTGACCTTATGGGACCGGCAAGCAGCAGACCTCAACGACCGATACCGCATCATTCGCTACGACACACGCGGACATGGCGCGAGCGATGCTCCCGAAGGGCCTTACAGCGTCCAGCAGCTTGCGGGTGACGCGAGCGCCATATTGGACACGCTTGGGGTCGAACGGGCGCATCTGTGTGGACTGTCACTTGGCGGAACGATGGGCCAGTTCATGGCCCTTAATATGCCGAAACGACTGGCCAGCTTGACGCTATGCGACACAGCGGCCCGGCTGGGAACGGTGGAAGGCTGGCAGCAACGGATCGACACTGCGCTTTCGGGCGGGATGGAAGCTCTGGTCGACATGTCGCTTCTGCGATTCTTCTCCGACGAGTTCCGCAGCAGCGATCCGGCGACAATCGCTGAGTTTCGCGATACATTCCTCGCCACCCCGGCGCATGGTTTCGCCGGATGCTGCGCGGTCTTGCGCGATTGCGACTTCACACGGGATCTCGCATCGATCGCCGTCCCGACCTTGGTGATGACCGGCCGGAACGATGTGCCCACGCCGCCTTCCGACAGTGAAGCCCTGGCATCCAGCATTCCCGGCGCGCAGCTTGTTCTGCTCGATGCAGGACATATCTCTGCTAGGGAGGACCCTGAAGCCTTCACCGAGGCGCTCCTCACCCATATCGAGCGCAATCAAGCCGTCGATCCAGTTGCGCGATGA
- the ybeY gene encoding rRNA maturation RNase YbeY, which yields MLEVLTEASPEWAEKTDWNALADRAVRAALAQTSQSVIIDSDACVELSIRLADDAEVQQLNASFRGKDKPTNVLSFPMIQSDLIESIENSDDGEVLLGDIILAYQTCAREALERAVSLDNHATHLIVHGTLHLLGHDHENDAEAEAMERLEIRALETLGIDDPYGDREPGMTGPIDETGN from the coding sequence ATGCTTGAAGTGCTGACCGAGGCCAGCCCGGAATGGGCCGAGAAAACCGACTGGAACGCGCTCGCTGATCGGGCGGTGCGCGCCGCGCTCGCGCAAACCTCGCAATCGGTGATCATCGACAGCGATGCTTGCGTCGAACTCTCCATCCGGCTGGCCGACGATGCAGAAGTCCAGCAGCTCAACGCCTCCTTCCGGGGCAAGGACAAGCCGACCAACGTCCTCTCCTTTCCGATGATCCAGAGCGATCTCATCGAATCGATCGAAAATAGTGACGATGGTGAAGTGCTGCTCGGCGACATCATCCTCGCCTACCAAACCTGCGCCCGCGAGGCGCTGGAACGCGCCGTTTCGCTGGACAATCACGCGACGCATCTCATCGTTCACGGCACGCTCCACCTGCTCGGCCACGATCATGAAAATGATGCCGAGGCCGAGGCGATGGAGCGCCTTGAGATACGAGCCCTTGAAACGCTGGGCATTGATGATCCATATGGGGATCGCGAGCCCGGCATGACCGGCCCGATTGACGAAACAGGGAATTGA
- the secD gene encoding protein translocase subunit SecD yields MLDFPRWKIWLVLVALVVGSLYAVPSFLPDQTYSQLPRFMQARVNLGLDLSGGSHILLEADTKDVARQRIQNIEEAIRVDLRRADSRIAIGEMSTQGNALRFMVRDASQVDAAVERIRPLTRGAGLTGQRDFDVQVRDGSTIVVTPTEAGINAAVESAMEVATEVIRKRIDEMGTREPTIIRQGSNRIVVQVPGLQDPAQLKDLLGQTAQLEFKLVDTTANPADLARGIAPVGSVLVPYPDNPLGQPVIAVKRQTMVAGDELIDAQQSYDPKTNAPVVSIRFNSSGANKFARTTQQNVNKPFAMILDGTVLSAPNINEPILGGSAQISGNFTVESANQLAIALRSGQLPVKLTVVEERTVGPDLGADSIRKGIIAGGVATAAVLLIMVMAYGRFGIYANLALIFNVLMIVGIMALFNATLTLPGIAGFVLTVGAAVDANVLINERIREEQRRGRSIMQTVETGYKEAQRAIFDANTTNVIAAALMFYFGSGPIKGFAVVLTIGIFTSVFTAVTVTRLFASFWLRKRPTTLTI; encoded by the coding sequence ATGCTCGACTTTCCCCGCTGGAAGATCTGGCTCGTCCTTGTGGCGCTGGTCGTCGGCAGTCTCTATGCCGTGCCGAGCTTCCTGCCCGACCAGACCTATTCGCAATTGCCGCGCTTCATGCAGGCGCGCGTCAATCTCGGTCTCGACCTCTCCGGTGGAAGTCACATTCTGCTCGAGGCGGACACAAAGGACGTGGCGCGCCAGCGCATCCAGAATATCGAGGAAGCGATCCGCGTCGATCTACGGCGGGCTGATAGCCGCATCGCCATTGGCGAGATGTCGACGCAGGGCAATGCGCTGCGCTTCATGGTGCGCGATGCCTCGCAGGTGGATGCCGCCGTCGAGCGCATCCGTCCGCTGACGCGCGGCGCCGGCCTCACGGGCCAGCGCGACTTCGATGTGCAGGTGCGCGATGGCAGCACCATCGTCGTGACGCCGACCGAGGCCGGCATCAACGCAGCCGTCGAGAGCGCCATGGAAGTGGCGACGGAAGTCATCCGCAAGCGCATCGACGAGATGGGCACGCGCGAGCCGACCATCATCCGCCAGGGCAGCAATCGCATCGTCGTGCAGGTGCCGGGCCTTCAGGACCCCGCTCAGCTCAAGGATCTGCTCGGCCAGACCGCGCAGCTTGAGTTCAAGCTGGTCGACACGACGGCCAATCCGGCCGACTTGGCGCGTGGCATCGCGCCGGTGGGCAGCGTGCTGGTGCCGTATCCAGACAATCCACTCGGCCAGCCGGTCATCGCGGTGAAGCGGCAGACCATGGTGGCGGGCGATGAGCTGATCGACGCCCAGCAATCCTATGATCCCAAGACCAATGCGCCGGTGGTGAGCATCCGCTTCAATAGCTCGGGTGCCAACAAGTTCGCGCGCACCACGCAGCAGAACGTGAACAAGCCGTTCGCAATGATCCTCGATGGCACGGTGCTTTCGGCGCCCAACATCAACGAGCCCATCCTCGGCGGATCGGCGCAGATCAGCGGCAACTTCACCGTGGAAAGCGCCAACCAGCTGGCGATCGCGCTGCGCTCCGGCCAGCTTCCGGTGAAACTGACGGTGGTGGAAGAACGTACGGTCGGGCCGGATCTTGGCGCTGATTCCATCCGCAAGGGTATCATCGCCGGCGGCGTGGCAACGGCTGCGGTGCTGCTGATCATGGTCATGGCTTATGGCCGCTTCGGCATCTACGCGAACCTGGCACTGATCTTCAACGTGCTGATGATCGTCGGCATCATGGCGCTGTTCAATGCGACGCTAACCCTGCCGGGCATAGCCGGGTTCGTGCTCACGGTCGGCGCGGCGGTGGACGCCAACGTGCTGATCAACGAGCGCATCCGCGAGGAGCAGCGACGGGGGCGTAGCATCATGCAGACCGTCGAGACAGGCTATAAGGAAGCGCAGCGCGCGATCTTTGACGCCAATACGACGAACGTGATCGCCGCCGCGCTGATGTTCTACTTCGGCTCCGGGCCGATCAAGGGCTTCGCGGTCGTGCTCACCATCGGCATCTTCACCTCGGTCTTCACGGCCGTGACGGTGACGCGCCTGTTCGCTTCCTTCTGGCTGCGCAAGCGGCCGACGACACTGACGATCTGA
- a CDS encoding isopenicillin N synthase family dioxygenase codes for MIQDEDRLIAQAVELSEVPLIDFSPFLNGDANARREVARQIAEACATMGFFYLTGHGVPTEMRQAVFDRATDFFHLPMEDKEEVRVNDELNRGWIYAGDQEKLNANSRVFEQYRIQREFDPDDPLLKTGNPFYQQNRWSSKVENFDKDCMTYYDIMSHLAKELIHAFALGLDLPEDRFDRYFQNSTSQISLMYYPSLPEGAGNEIKNLSAHVDEGPLVILAQGEIGGLELKTLDGRWISAPPVPGAFTVNIGNMMMWWSNGRYRSTLHRVRNTSRVERLSVPFFWNADHDVVVEPLEELVARDGEAKFTPVHVGALLGRFYKSSVYIPFDDKK; via the coding sequence ATGATTCAGGATGAAGACCGCCTGATCGCACAGGCTGTAGAACTTTCCGAAGTTCCGCTGATCGACTTTTCGCCTTTCCTCAACGGCGACGCCAACGCGCGGCGTGAGGTGGCCCGGCAGATCGCCGAGGCCTGCGCCACCATGGGGTTCTTCTACCTCACGGGCCACGGCGTGCCGACCGAGATGCGACAGGCCGTCTTCGACCGAGCGACGGATTTCTTCCATTTGCCGATGGAGGATAAGGAGGAAGTGCGCGTCAACGACGAACTCAACCGGGGCTGGATCTATGCGGGGGATCAAGAGAAGCTGAACGCGAACAGCCGGGTCTTTGAGCAGTATCGCATCCAGCGAGAGTTCGACCCTGACGACCCGCTGCTCAAAACCGGGAATCCCTTCTACCAGCAGAACAGATGGTCATCCAAGGTCGAAAACTTCGACAAGGATTGCATGACCTATTATGATATAATGTCGCATCTCGCGAAGGAATTGATCCACGCCTTCGCCTTGGGGCTGGACCTGCCGGAAGACCGTTTCGACCGCTACTTCCAGAACTCAACCTCGCAGATCAGCCTGATGTACTATCCTTCCCTCCCCGAAGGCGCAGGCAACGAGATCAAGAATCTGAGCGCCCATGTCGACGAAGGTCCGCTAGTGATCCTCGCCCAGGGTGAGATTGGCGGCCTTGAACTCAAGACGCTGGACGGGCGCTGGATTTCCGCCCCGCCGGTGCCTGGGGCCTTCACGGTCAACATCGGTAACATGATGATGTGGTGGTCGAACGGGCGCTATCGTTCGACGCTTCACCGCGTGCGCAATACCTCGCGCGTAGAGCGCTTGTCGGTGCCCTTCTTCTGGAACGCCGATCACGACGTGGTTGTCGAGCCGCTGGAGGAACTGGTGGCGCGTGACGGTGAAGCGAAGTTTACGCCGGTCCATGTCGGCGCCTTGCTTGGGCGGTTCTACAAATCTTCGGTCTACATACCGTTCGACGACAAGAAATAG
- a CDS encoding hemolysin family protein, with amino-acid sequence MSETSAPSPSKEGDSSSSSEGGRIWQGLKALLFGDNGSTSLRHELESVIEQYDDQEDETSRKGDLTPIERQMLRNMLHFSEHTVDDVAVPRADIIAISQDASFTELMALFAQAGHSRIPVYKDTLDHVTGMIHIRDAFAILARGEAHPESLETLIRQPLYVPQSMGVLDLLAEMRAKRTHLAIVLDEYSGTDGLLTIEDLVEEIVGDIEDEHDEEPEALLVPLEDGMWDADARAELEDIARTIDPRLAEVDSDVDTIGGLAFVIAGRVPETGEIIEHEPSGWRIEIVEANPRHVARVRLHPPEALADDLEQ; translated from the coding sequence ATGTCGGAGACATCCGCACCGTCCCCCTCCAAAGAGGGCGACAGTAGTAGTAGCAGCGAAGGCGGACGAATATGGCAGGGCCTCAAAGCCCTGCTTTTCGGCGATAATGGATCGACTAGCCTCAGGCACGAGCTTGAGAGCGTCATCGAGCAATATGACGATCAGGAAGATGAGACGTCCCGCAAGGGCGACCTCACCCCGATCGAGCGTCAGATGCTCCGCAACATGCTCCATTTCAGCGAGCATACTGTAGACGATGTCGCCGTGCCGCGCGCGGACATCATCGCCATTTCGCAGGATGCCAGCTTTACGGAGCTGATGGCGCTTTTCGCTCAGGCCGGCCACAGCCGCATCCCCGTCTACAAGGACACGCTCGATCATGTCACCGGCATGATCCACATTCGCGATGCCTTTGCCATTCTGGCGCGCGGAGAAGCGCACCCGGAGTCGCTGGAGACGCTGATCCGTCAGCCGCTCTATGTGCCGCAGAGCATGGGCGTGCTGGACCTGCTCGCCGAAATGCGCGCCAAGCGCACGCACCTCGCCATCGTGCTCGATGAATATTCCGGTACGGACGGTCTGCTGACCATCGAGGATCTCGTCGAGGAAATCGTCGGCGATATCGAGGACGAGCATGACGAGGAACCGGAGGCACTGCTGGTGCCGCTGGAAGATGGCATGTGGGATGCCGACGCCCGCGCCGAGCTGGAAGATATCGCCCGGACCATCGATCCGCGCCTTGCCGAGGTCGACTCCGACGTCGACACCATTGGCGGTCTGGCTTTTGTGATCGCAGGGCGCGTGCCGGAGACCGGCGAAATCATCGAGCATGAGCCGAGTGGCTGGCGCATCGAAATCGTCGAGGCCAATCCGCGCCATGTCGCGCGGGTGCGCCTGCATCCGCCCGAGGCACTGGCCGACGATCTGGAGCAGTAG
- the yajC gene encoding preprotein translocase subunit YajC, producing MFTTFALAAAAPGSSGMASFMSFVPLILIFAVFYFLLIRPQQQQMKKHRAKIGAVKKGDQVVTGGGLVGKVTRVDDTYVDVELGQGIKVKAVKATLSDVVDPMTAKPAND from the coding sequence ATGTTCACAACTTTTGCACTCGCCGCCGCTGCACCGGGCTCTTCTGGAATGGCCAGCTTCATGAGCTTCGTTCCGCTGATCCTGATCTTTGCGGTGTTCTACTTCCTGCTCATTCGTCCGCAGCAGCAGCAGATGAAGAAGCATCGCGCCAAGATCGGCGCGGTCAAGAAAGGCGATCAGGTCGTCACCGGCGGCGGCCTCGTCGGTAAGGTGACCCGGGTGGACGACACCTATGTGGATGTCGAACTCGGCCAGGGCATCAAGGTGAAGGCGGTCAAGGCGACCCTGAGCGATGTCGTCGATCCGATGACCGCCAAGCCCGCGAACGACTGA
- the secF gene encoding protein translocase subunit SecF: MRLLKLVPDNTNIGFLKWRHVAMAISMISIIASIALVATRGLNLGVDFVGGQMMRVTFSQPVNLDALRGTVDAAVAGEVNIQQFGSAQDVSIRTSLPEGGEDAANQAAERLKAAILKAHPDAVFGSVDTVSGKVSGELFETGAWSMFFAMLAISIYIWFRFEWQFGLGALFALFHDVTLTFGLFALTQMEFNLNIVAALLTIIGYSLNDTIVIYDRIRENLRKYRKMELIPLLDLSINETLARTVMTSLTIIITLVVLLLLGPEVIFGFTAAMLFGIFVGTYSSMYMSAPLLVWTKVGSDSFVAKAGGQVAGAERTLKNETMPR; the protein is encoded by the coding sequence ATGCGCTTGCTCAAGCTTGTCCCGGACAACACCAACATCGGCTTCCTCAAGTGGCGCCATGTCGCCATGGCGATCAGCATGATCTCGATCATCGCGTCGATTGCCCTGGTGGCCACGCGCGGCCTCAATCTGGGCGTCGATTTCGTCGGCGGTCAGATGATGCGGGTCACCTTCTCGCAACCCGTCAATCTCGATGCGCTGCGCGGCACGGTCGACGCAGCGGTGGCCGGCGAGGTGAATATCCAGCAGTTCGGTTCGGCCCAGGATGTCTCCATCCGCACGTCGCTGCCCGAGGGCGGCGAGGATGCCGCGAACCAGGCCGCCGAGCGGCTCAAGGCGGCGATCCTCAAGGCCCATCCCGATGCGGTGTTCGGCAGCGTGGATACCGTGTCCGGCAAGGTCTCGGGCGAACTGTTCGAGACGGGCGCTTGGTCGATGTTCTTCGCGATGCTGGCGATCTCCATCTACATCTGGTTCCGCTTCGAGTGGCAGTTCGGTCTCGGCGCCCTGTTTGCGCTGTTCCATGACGTGACGCTCACCTTCGGGCTGTTCGCGCTCACCCAGATGGAGTTCAACCTGAACATCGTCGCGGCCCTGCTGACGATCATCGGTTATTCGCTGAACGACACCATCGTCATCTATGACCGTATCCGCGAAAATCTGCGCAAATATCGCAAGATGGAGCTGATCCCGCTCCTCGATCTTTCGATCAACGAGACGCTTGCACGCACGGTGATGACTTCGCTGACGATCATCATCACCCTGGTCGTGCTGCTGCTTCTGGGGCCGGAAGTGATCTTCGGCTTCACCGCCGCCATGTTGTTCGGCATTTTCGTTGGCACCTATTCGTCGATGTACATGTCCGCGCCGCTGCTGGTGTGGACCAAGGTCGGCTCGGACAGCTTCGTTGCTAAGGCGGGCGGTCAGGTGGCCGGCGCCGAGCGGACCCTTAAGAACGAGACGATGCCGCGCTGA
- a CDS encoding TonB-dependent receptor encodes MKRISLSIQASIPALLLASTSALAQTPQAAQTATAADDGMEIIVTAQKREQSLQDVGAAVSALGAERIASAGVNSISDLQTIVPSVNFGSDFNQAKIFIRGVGANTSTTGSSTGVAFHVDGAYVARAEAQLTSLFDLERIEVLRGPQGTLYGRNAVGGSINVITARPTDIFSGYGRIGYGNYNALTTEAAISGPITEGIRARLAIKTENRDGYGVNPVSGKDVDDLNRRMGRASLEFDLGREATLLVSGEYFRQSDASGAIHYLRASFPGVARLAPLGVGGYATNPRDLATESSPGTETETYAFTGTLNVPLNDALTVTNIANYRSFKSSLFQDLDLSAVIDSLPTNGQATTVQERRIDSKQWSNELRLGLQSEWVNGTIGVFFFHERQRPIDNVGLANRTGMAQNIGVLQAAGIDLNEAYGLCGYSPNGVTGGSNIIAPKRVCTRSNLLTEAFSIFGQYEIGLGMFSEALSGLSVKLGGRWSSEHVESENPSIIITRNGVGPVLRYTAAGTHVEKTFRDFTPEAGLVWKANQDILLYYTYSEGFKAGSGENAAGSTTIVNPEKMFNHEAGIKASFGRMLTVNLAGYAYTLNGLQLNKTIAGGPTGYTTIFQNAAKTRAKGIELDAMLRPMPGLRLSGALSYTDAHFVDYLTLDPLNPANIAGGTPYNAVTNPDPTAFGAPSGGNIQLAGNDTRNSPRWSWNLHGEYDVIAPIGTFTPSVDVSYKSRTYFSEYMREIESSAAYTMVDASLAYETNDGRIRAQLWAKNLFDVFRPSSTFALATGRLLGVTWLPPRTYGLTVGYKF; translated from the coding sequence ATGAAACGGATTTCCCTGTCCATCCAAGCGTCCATCCCCGCGCTGCTCCTCGCCTCGACGAGCGCCCTCGCCCAAACCCCGCAGGCCGCCCAGACCGCGACCGCCGCCGATGACGGCATGGAGATCATCGTCACGGCCCAGAAGCGCGAGCAATCGCTGCAGGATGTTGGCGCGGCTGTCAGCGCGCTCGGTGCCGAGCGGATCGCCAGCGCTGGCGTCAACAGCATCTCTGACCTGCAGACGATCGTGCCGTCGGTGAACTTCGGCAGCGATTTCAATCAGGCGAAGATCTTCATTCGTGGCGTGGGTGCCAACACCTCGACCACGGGCAGTTCCACCGGCGTGGCCTTCCACGTCGACGGTGCTTACGTGGCCCGCGCCGAGGCCCAGCTCACCTCGCTCTTCGATCTGGAGCGCATTGAGGTGCTGCGCGGCCCGCAAGGCACGCTCTATGGCCGCAACGCGGTGGGTGGGTCGATCAACGTGATCACCGCACGGCCGACGGACATCTTCTCCGGCTATGGCCGCATCGGCTACGGCAATTACAATGCTTTGACGACCGAAGCCGCCATCAGCGGCCCGATCACCGAGGGTATTCGCGCCCGTCTGGCGATCAAGACCGAGAACCGCGACGGCTATGGCGTCAACCCGGTGTCCGGCAAGGATGTTGACGATCTCAACCGCCGCATGGGCCGCGCCTCGCTCGAGTTCGACCTTGGCCGTGAGGCGACGCTGCTAGTCTCTGGCGAATATTTCCGCCAGAGCGATGCCTCCGGCGCGATCCACTATCTGCGCGCATCCTTCCCCGGCGTGGCGCGTCTGGCGCCGCTCGGCGTGGGCGGCTATGCGACCAACCCGCGTGATCTCGCGACGGAATCCAGCCCGGGCACCGAGACCGAGACCTATGCCTTCACCGGCACGCTCAACGTACCGCTCAACGATGCGCTGACGGTCACCAACATTGCCAACTATCGCTCCTTCAAGAGCTCGCTGTTCCAGGATCTCGATCTTTCGGCGGTGATCGACAGCCTGCCCACCAACGGTCAGGCGACCACGGTGCAGGAGCGCCGGATCGACAGCAAGCAGTGGAGCAACGAGCTGCGGCTTGGCTTGCAGTCCGAATGGGTGAACGGCACCATCGGCGTGTTCTTCTTCCATGAACGCCAGCGGCCGATCGACAATGTCGGTCTCGCGAACCGGACCGGCATGGCGCAGAATATCGGCGTGCTGCAGGCTGCCGGTATCGATCTGAACGAGGCCTATGGCCTGTGCGGTTACTCGCCCAACGGGGTGACCGGCGGCAGCAACATCATCGCGCCCAAGCGCGTCTGCACGCGCTCGAACCTGCTGACCGAGGCTTTCTCGATCTTCGGCCAGTATGAGATCGGGCTTGGCATGTTCAGCGAGGCGCTCTCGGGCCTCAGCGTGAAGCTCGGCGGCCGCTGGAGCAGTGAGCATGTGGAGTCGGAGAACCCCTCCATCATCATCACCCGCAACGGGGTGGGGCCGGTGCTGCGCTACACCGCCGCGGGCACGCATGTGGAGAAGACCTTCCGCGACTTCACGCCGGAAGCCGGGCTGGTCTGGAAGGCCAATCAGGATATCCTGCTCTATTACACCTATTCGGAAGGCTTCAAGGCCGGCTCGGGTGAGAATGCCGCAGGCAGCACCACCATCGTGAACCCCGAGAAGATGTTCAACCATGAGGCGGGCATCAAGGCGAGCTTCGGCCGCATGTTGACCGTGAACCTCGCTGGCTATGCTTACACGCTGAACGGCCTGCAGCTGAACAAGACGATCGCGGGCGGCCCGACGGGCTACACCACGATCTTCCAGAATGCCGCGAAGACCCGTGCGAAGGGCATCGAGCTTGACGCGATGCTGCGCCCGATGCCCGGCCTGCGCCTGAGCGGTGCGCTCTCCTACACGGATGCGCATTTCGTCGACTATCTCACGCTCGATCCGCTCAACCCGGCCAATATCGCTGGCGGCACGCCCTACAATGCCGTGACCAACCCCGATCCGACGGCCTTCGGCGCCCCGAGCGGCGGCAACATCCAGCTCGCCGGCAACGACACGCGCAACAGCCCGCGCTGGTCGTGGAACCTGCACGGCGAATATGATGTGATCGCGCCCATCGGCACCTTCACGCCGAGCGTGGACGTCTCCTATAAGAGCCGCACCTACTTCAGCGAGTATATGCGCGAGATCGAGAGCAGCGCGGCCTACACCATGGTCGATGCCTCGCTGGCCTACGAGACTAACGACGGCCGCATCCGCGCGCAGCTCTGGGCCAAGAACCTGTTCGACGTATTCCGCCCGAGCAGCACCTTCGCTCTGGCGACAGGCCGCCTTCTCGGCGTGACCTGGCTCCCGCCGCGCACCTATGGTCTGACGGTCGGCTACAAGTTCTAA
- a CDS encoding isopenicillin N synthase family dioxygenase gives MSDFALPIIDLSALESDDTSIRRTAVERLKQASLQHGFFYLVGHGLSQERLGLVLKHAESLFALSETEKRAIANQGTPGGRGYALMGGRTSEGALQQPLKEEYYLGREDVHEPANLWPAGLPAFKAFMLAHVTAMHDIARRLMAGFAASLDLPRDYFSAFCKDPIAALRLVHYSAAARGAGAHSDFGSLTLLVQDDVGGLQVFDRDAAGWIDATPLPGSLVVNVGDLFERWTNGRYRSSVHRVVNTAGVDRYSAPFFLTGAPQQEIACLPSCLADGEVPLYPPITVAQHLKNGFEAQGF, from the coding sequence ATGAGTGACTTTGCGCTTCCGATCATCGATCTGTCGGCACTGGAAAGCGACGATACCAGCATAAGAAGGACCGCGGTTGAGCGCCTGAAACAAGCGAGCCTGCAGCACGGCTTCTTCTATTTGGTCGGTCACGGCCTCAGCCAGGAGCGTCTGGGCTTGGTGCTGAAACACGCCGAATCCCTGTTCGCCCTGTCGGAGACCGAAAAACGCGCCATTGCAAACCAGGGAACGCCGGGTGGGCGCGGGTATGCGCTGATGGGCGGTCGCACCAGCGAAGGCGCGCTCCAGCAACCGCTGAAGGAAGAATATTATCTTGGGCGTGAGGACGTGCACGAGCCTGCCAATCTGTGGCCGGCCGGGCTTCCTGCTTTCAAAGCTTTCATGCTCGCGCATGTTACTGCCATGCACGATATCGCCCGGCGGCTCATGGCGGGCTTCGCTGCCTCGCTCGATCTGCCGCGCGATTATTTTTCGGCTTTCTGTAAGGACCCAATCGCTGCTTTGCGGCTCGTCCATTATTCCGCTGCCGCCCGCGGGGCAGGCGCGCATTCCGACTTTGGAAGCCTGACTTTGCTCGTTCAGGATGATGTCGGCGGCCTGCAGGTGTTTGATCGCGATGCCGCAGGCTGGATCGACGCTACCCCCTTGCCGGGGAGCCTCGTCGTCAACGTTGGCGATCTGTTCGAGCGCTGGACCAATGGCCGGTACAGATCTTCGGTTCACAGAGTGGTGAACACGGCAGGTGTGGATCGATATTCTGCGCCATTCTTCCTGACCGGTGCGCCGCAGCAGGAAATCGCGTGCCTGCCTTCCTGCCTCGCTGATGGGGAAGTGCCGCTCTATCCGCCCATAACGGTCGCTCAGCACCTGAAAAACGGCTTTGAAGCTCAGGGGTTTTGA